Genomic segment of Arctopsyche grandis isolate Sample6627 chromosome 3, ASM5162203v2, whole genome shotgun sequence:
CTGAGCTCCGTCCCGTGtaccgggaattgaaaaagtccgggaaatcagaaaccctaattaGCACGCATGGTAATAAAACTAAAAcgttctaaaataaaattatcatacattatctattaaaaaattaagtaatGAAATGTTTGatcaaataaatatgttataaaGATCTTACTTTCTTCGATGCCGATAGGTATATAAAtagcaagtcactaaaatctcgatcatggaacatctgAAACTCGAATTCTCataagtacaatatttcgccTGGGTGAATTTCGATTGATGAggttttgggtgccagatgttccgtgatcgagatgtTAGTGAGGTGTGCGAGatcactttttgcggaataatcaccgaaccaattttTGGCCACTgggatattaaaataataaaaaaaataagaacattACTCAATGGTGCTGCTATACTCTATTAGCTGATTGCAATATATTAAACTACTGTCAATTATCGtaaatgcataatattattttaatccaaaTGTTCGACGACTATCGCACGACCAATAGCTATAAATTtctcctatatgtatgtatgtgtattagaataaattaaattgcgaAAAAAATATCTCTATCGAATATATTAGTtagcataaatatatttttaaaacatgtcTAATTATTAATATGAATTTACGGCTTAAAATTCCATTTGAAATCTCTTTTTCTCGTTTGACAGTTGATCTGATGCCATGGTCGTTTATATCGCTGTTACGGCATGTCTTGAATGCACGCCGTGCTTTGACGCTTGCAGATTTTGCCGGGTTTATTCTCGAGTTGTGAAATACTTCAAAAATGTAAGTGTAATTAcattaaatgttttataaagTGTTCACATCTTATTTTGAAAATGAGCATACCATCATACTTGATAGTAAACAATGTGCATATGAAACTTCATAGTCACCAGAACGTTTCGCCAttcaattgatattttattatattacatgtaaataaaattattctttCAATATAGCTGTATATTAATATAACACTAGCCTGATTGATTTTTGTAGTAAATATTGTTTTGTAGATAATTCATCGAATTTGAAATGTACATAACCTCAATCCTATACGATGTCATACGTCGCTTGTTAATAGCTTGATAAACAAACGATATATTGAATCTAATTACAATTTCAGGGCCACCACTACAGTTAAACCCCGTTCTGAAATGACCTTGGAGGAGTTGGCCAAAATCGAAGAGGAAGAATTTAGCACAGGTCCACTCTCCGTCCTCACTCAATCAGTCAAAAACAATACCCAAGTACTTATAAATTGCAGAAATAACAAAAAGTTGTTGGGTCGAGTTCGTGCATTCGATCGCCATTGCAATATGGTTTTAGAAAATGTCAAAGAAATGTGGACAGAAATGCCGAGAACTGGCAAAGGCAAAAAGGTAAATttgatgttttatataaatcgtataaaactgtttcaattttatttgctattcctactatttatttattttttattaatgtttcaGACGAAAGCTGTAAACAAAGATAGATTCATATCGAAAATGTTCCTGCGGGGTGATTCAGTTATATTGGTCTTGAGAAATCCTTTGGCTACTGCTGCTGGAAAGTGAATGAATTTCGTCCTAATTATAAGGAgtactttaaatattattaagatTTGTTTCATGATATTCGTAATACAATGTCTATACTAAGACGAAATGTCTTAATGAAaactttttgtattatattatagtatgcaTCAATAAAGTGTGATTTTGTACATTTGAATATTTACATTTCCGATTCCTAATACACAGACCCGCCAAGAGAAAATCCAGGCCCTGATGTAATATCGTAACTATGGACTcacccaatttttttttcattacacatgacgtaagataattttatttgttttcaaatagTGGAAAACTAAGtttctaaattattaattttagtatAATAATTCGACATAGTTAagattttatgaaatatgaCCCGGGGCCTGGGCCTTGGTTATTAGCATTAGCTGGTACCCCCCTCGCATCAGGCCTACGTGCAGTAATCtcattttatccatttttttatcGAGTCGAATAATAATCAATGCTAAAATTAGCATTAAaatcattaaccctttgaatgctgaccaacgccgatcagcgttttgcCAACGAGCGCatcagcctgaaatacgcctatCGACATggtttttttgagtatgtaaaaaataaaaataaaatattacgcgctaagcctttccaggtagcatttaaCATGGGTCTTGTAATTCGTGTCAATGTTTAAAAAGACTGGttgacaccggaatttctgaatttattgttgcaagatatattagagagtctaaagaCCTTTACAAAACAAGAAATCCTCTGCGATATTTATCTAGGGTTTTTATAcccgctttctattggatttctaaataattctagttgaaaatgctggcgaaattttcagcgtggtgggctttcaagagaaaagacgtcagcactcaaagggttaaagttcTCCAAACACTATTTTACTtctaatttcattaaatttaaaaccctATTATGCCACGTGTTAAAGCCCTGCTATTAGGGTTGTCACCTCAGACTCGGGTCTCACCCAGAAATTATGAAAAcaagtttattatataattatattttattcatataaattattattagtaaaaaaaatcacatttcgaaattatgtaaaataataacagGTAAACAAGAAGAAAAATATGCAACCTACGTATATCAATtctcatataataaatttatttatttctggtttttttagatatgcATAAATTCTCGACAACTCAACGAAATTGAGTTTAGTGCATAATTCTGATTTCACCAACTCAACCGGCATTATATTGCGGTTGTACGTCCATGAATTTCCCATAGTGGAAATAATCCTTTCCACGAATGCAATACTTAGTGGTATCGATAGAATGCTACCACAAGTTTTGGTAGTTCGGTGAAAACATTAGAGGAATATGttactataaatttttattggctGGATTTACAACACATGGAGAAAGATCACTCAAACCCACAGCCCGGATGTGATTAGCTGATACCCAGAGACTCTGGGTCAAAACTGTACTAGTGACAATCCTACCTATTACTAAGCCCATAGATCGACCTGCATACGGATGTCTCCCACTCTTGAGGAAATCAAGATTGAGGATAGACTCCACAATCTGCCTGAGCGCATTCTCGTGTTCTTCGAGGGAAGAGGAGAGCCCGGAAAAGCTGATTGCGGTCGGTAGTGTGGAGGGAAGAAGAGGAAGAGGTAGATCTCCAACACGCTAAACCAACTTCTATGACATTCCTTTGTGTAGCCAAATCTAGAAATGGACATAGGCAGAAAACTTCTCCATGATCACAATCCTTAGGAATGAGGCACATGACTACTAGATATTACTAAAGCAAAGAACTTAAAATggtttattgaatattaataagTATCGATAATCAACACATCTGAAAAAATTAGAGCATCGTGAACAGTCATGTCAATATCGAGGAGTTGATAACTAAGAATAggcaacaatttttttcaacacaTGAATagcgaaataaaatattaatattttatcgaatTAACTTTCAATGCTAAAACTAATCAGTACTTAAATAAAACTTCACTGTTTATGATAACGAGGACTACTGAATACAATTCCAAGTAGAGTCTGTTTCTCTTGCAACAATATTTGGTTTATAAGTGAATCATAATTTCCCTTATATATATCATCTCTACTGGAATTAAAGTACGACAAGATCTGAATAAAACccattttaatgtatgtatatatttttgaaggaATAATTAAAAAGCGGAAGTAaaattcttaaatttatttttattaatttaatacattcaATATCTACATCatgaataatatatacacacatatatatatatatatatatatatatatatatatatatatatatatatatatatatatatatatatatatatatatgtgtgtatgtattatttaaattatactgaaactttataaaagaaTCACAATTCAATTGAGCTTACGAACAggtaacattaatattatatctaggtacttaatataaatatttacatttaacatCTGAGATGCATtcattacattataaatttgatcatattataatatgtatcgtACATAAAACAGTTATAAAAGGCACAAAAGCTTCGTTCCATTCGGAACATTCCAATAAAGCCAAAAGTTGAACAAATGTTCGTAACGTCTCAATAGATAAGTAAAAAAGAGGGCGGTTTATATCTGAATATAATGCAATAAAATGACAAATGCAGTATAAAATAActacaattatatttttgatttgcaaaattttttgatttcaataaaaaataaaaaagtagcaCCAACAAGTGTCGAAAAATATGctaaattttcaacaataagtTTCATTCCAAAATAAGATATTTCTTTGGTAAATAGTACAG
This window contains:
- the SmD2 gene encoding small ribonucleoprotein particle protein SmD2 yields the protein MATTTVKPRSEMTLEELAKIEEEEFSTGPLSVLTQSVKNNTQVLINCRNNKKLLGRVRAFDRHCNMVLENVKEMWTEMPRTGKGKKTKAVNKDRFISKMFLRGDSVILVLRNPLATAAGK